A single region of the Lactobacillus isalae genome encodes:
- the lspA gene encoding signal peptidase II, which yields MSKAKQALYLIISLLVVAADQWLKNYIVTNFKIGDEQTVIPGVLSFTYLQNDGAAWNIFSGQMILFYLISIAAIAVVIYYLFNPKYKNGLFDTGLALVLGGIIGNFIDRLHLKYVIDMLQLDFVQFNIFNIADSAITVGIILVFIYLIFISEKD from the coding sequence ATGAGTAAAGCTAAACAGGCCTTATATTTAATAATTTCTTTACTTGTAGTTGCAGCCGACCAATGGTTAAAGAACTATATTGTTACTAATTTTAAAATTGGTGATGAGCAAACTGTTATTCCAGGAGTCTTATCGTTTACATATTTACAAAATGATGGAGCAGCCTGGAACATTTTTAGCGGACAAATGATTTTATTTTATCTGATCAGTATTGCAGCAATTGCGGTTGTGATCTATTACCTTTTTAATCCTAAATATAAAAATGGACTCTTCGATACAGGTTTGGCTCTAGTTCTGGGTGGAATTATTGGTAATTTTATTGATCGATTACATTTAAAGTACGTAATTGACATGCTGCAATTGGATTTTGTTCAATTTAACATTTTTAATATTGCTGACAGTGCAATTACAGTTGGAATTATCCTGGTGTTCATCTATTTAATTTTTATAAGTGAAAAAGACTAA